The DNA region TAGCATTACCAGCATAAGAAGCACCACAATCGAATAAAGCATCACCAGTAGATGAAACAACATTAACAGATTTATCAATATATACAGGATATTTGCCTAAGAACAATCCTTGGAAGTCCAAAGTAACTCCATTAGGAGTTGGCAACAAGTAACCATTTTCATCGAAGTAATTATAGAATGTAGAGTTAGTAATTACACCATCAAGAATTATGAATGTTGCATTAGCTTCACCAGGGTTGACAGCTTCACTACCTCCATAAAATGCAGATACATTGTTAATTGCACCTTCAACCAATTCAGCAAAGTCAACTACTTGAGATACAGTACCATTTACAATTTGTAAATCTTTGTATTCTTTTTCATTTACTTTTAAAACGACATACCCTTCGGTTGCGTTAGTAACAGTCACAGTAATTACATATTCATGTCCTTTAAATGCATTTGGAGCGTCAATGATTACTTCAGCAGTATAAGGAGGATAGTTGTTTCTGATTACATTACCTTCACCTTTTAAGATAGTAGCTGCATCATTACCCCATAATTCATGAGCATGTAAATTGTTTGCAATTACACTTGAATCTTTTGCATATGGGAAGTATACTGTATATTTACCATCAACAAATATTTCATTGTCTCTTATATCATATGTATGGTCATAACCACCATATGCTTCATCCCATTGAGCATAGCTTATACCAAATAAATAGTTGGTATCATCATAAGCACCGATACTTTGTGCATATATGGTATTTCCATATATATTAGCAACAGTATCCTGAAGTTCCATACCTGAAACTAATGCCCAATTACTACTATTAGTAGCTAAGCCTGTTACATTAATGGCATTATTTGTTATATTAAGTTCAGTTGCACCGTTATAGTTTTGTGAATAAATACCTAAAGTAGGACCTTTACTAATTGAAGTTAATGTATTTCCATCAATTAAAACACCAGTGTAAGGACCAGTAAGTTGAACTGGATATGCACTACCATGTCCGTCTACACCAGCAGTGGAATTTACTAAAATATCATTGTTTAATATTTTTGCATCATCACATAAGTATAAGTCTACAGCATTTGAGTATCCTGCACCGTCATTTGAGAAGTCAGTTTGAACTATGGTATTTTTACTGATTTCCAAATTAGTTACACCATTAGCCATAATTGAATCAACGGTTGGGAAATTACCATAAGTAGCAACTACATCAGTATTTATTTCACTGGTTGTGACTTTATTGTTTTCTCCACCCTGAATAGCAATAGCTAAAACTAAATCTTGGTCAACACCAGTTGCCCCACTATAATAATCCACATCACAAGCAGGCAATTTAGCATTTATTGTGCTTTTAGTTACTGCAGAATTGGTACAGTCACGGTATTGAACAGCGTGTTGGGTGTATCCAGGAGTTCCAATAGAATTACTATTAAAGTTGACATCTGAGGATAACAATCTGAAGTTATCAACATCATATGCATAAACTGCATATGCATTAGTGTCTTTAACAGTATCATAATTAACAGTTACATACTGTAAAGTTACATCATCACCAGCAATATTGAAAGCAGCACCGTGGTCACCTTCAAGATTTAAAACAATATACTTGATTGTAACATCATTTCCGGTAACTTTAAATGTAATATTATCAAATACACCAAAGTTTGAATATGTATCAAAGGTCATTGGAGCTGTAATAGTAATTGTGTCAAGACCTAAACCGGTAGCGTTGAAATCATCACGGAATAATAATTTTGAATATGGAATATCTTCATACATGTATCCGTCTTCATCGAAGTAGTCGTGGAAGTTGGAGTTGTAGATGTAATCGTTTCTTGTGCTTGAAACTGTTAATGTAGCAGTACCGAAGCTTTCTTCAAATAATCCTGCTTCATCAGTATATTTAGCAAGAATTTCATAAGTTCCTGCTGCTAATGATACAACAAATTTACCTTTAGCAGTACCGTTTTCAACATCTAAAATACCCATAGATACCTCGTTAATGAATAATTCAACTGCACCTTGGTTTACAATAGTTCCATCAGCTGAAGTCACATTAATAATGTAAACAGGTCTTTCAGCTTTTTTAGCAGAAACATTGTTAAGTTTAACAGTGGTTCCACTGGAAACCATGAATAAGTTTTCTTTTTGATTGTCAACAGTTACATCAACGAATTTTAAATCAGCAGGAACAGTAAATACAGTAGAGAATGCACCGTTTTCCAATGTGCCTTCAATATTTCCAGCTGAAGTTTCAATGGTTACATCACGTGCTATACTAATAGGTTTTGTTAAAGTTCCAACAGCAGATCCTGTAGTGTATGAGTTAATGTCTGCTGTGATTGTTACGTTTTTACCTTCAACAAATGCAGTATCATTTGAAACTGTTAAAACAGCCCATCTGTTTAAGGTTACTTTATCTGAAACAGAGGATTTAGGTGATTCACTGGATCCCCACCAGTTATCGTTTACAGTTACACTTGGAGTGACATAATTAGTGATTCTAGCATAAATAGTATAATTTGAATCATCAATGTTACCAATTAAAACTGAACTATCAACATTTACAGTGGAAGCTCTTGCATAAATAGCTCCTCCACCAAGACCATCAACAGTATTTAATTCAAATAATGAATCAGAAACTGTTAAGGTTTCTTTTTTATCAGAGTATGCTCCAACAAAGCTAATAGCTCCTCCACCATAGTTACTTTCAGAGTCTTCACCTTTAGCAGAGTTTGCTACAAAGTTACAACCTGTAATAGTGGCTACATTTACATTTACGATTTCTACAGCTCCACCACCTGACTTTTCAACATAGTTTGCAGTGAAGTTTGAGTTTTCAATGCTTAATCCGTCAGCAGCTTGTTGAACAAATATAGCTCCTCCACCGAAGTTACCGTTTCCTGCAGCGCCATTGTTGGTAAATGCAGAGTTAGTAACAGCTAAAGTAGGAGTTTGACCAGTTCCAGCATTTTGAGTAAATATTGCTCCACCGTTTTGGCTAGCCTTATTGTTTTCAAAAGTAGAATCAGTTACAATTAAATTACCTGCATTGTAGATTGCACCACCGTTTTTGGAGGAAGTGGAATTAGCTAAAATACAGTTAATTATTGTTAAGTTTCCGGAGTTTCCAAAGAGTGCACCGCTTTCATCGGAAGTGTAACCGTTGATTAATGTGATTCCTTCGATTACAACATTTCCGGAGGTGCCAACGTATAAAACTCTGTTGTTGTTTTGAGCGTCAACAATAGCATCACCCTGACCGGAAATGGTTAAGTCTTTGTAGATTGAACCTAAATCACCGGTTTTGTGAGTACCATTTAATAAAACGATTTTTCCTTTAGGTGCAATGTCAATAGCATGAGCAATTGTTGCAACAGGTTTTGATTCGGTACCAACATTAGTATCATTTCCTTCAGGAGATACATAAATAATTCCAGCAACTAACGGGACAGTTACATCTCCAATGACAATAGCATCATCATCAGCATCAATTGTATAATTTACACTTGCTTTACCATTTTTAGTAGTTACTGTTTCATTTAATTTTCCACTAGTGGAAGTGAATGTTACAATTATTTCTGAAGGTAAAGTACCTGCATATTCACTGACAGTACCATCAGCATGTTGAAGTTTATCGAAAGCAACATCAATAGTGATATTATCTCCTACTTGAGCTTCATCAGGAGATACTTTAGCATCCATGATTACCCAATTTTCAATATTGATGTTTTCAGACACTTTACTTGCAGGATTATCATTACCAGACCAGTAGTTTTCGTTGATATCTACAGTATAATTAGAATTATCAGATACAATAATGCCCTCATTTTCATCATAGAATATTGAATTTTTAATATCCAAGATATTTACCTCTTCTGGACTAACTATTGGAGAAGAAGTAGTACCATTATAATATTTTAAATATAATTCTGCGCCTTCTTCAGCAGCATTATTTTCAAATACACATCCAGTTAATGTAATATCACCAGCAGAAGCAAAAATTGCTCCACCTTTACCAGTTTGCCCATCACTAATAGCAACGTTGTTTTTAAATAATGAATCTTCAATACTAACAGTTACATTGTTGTTTACATAGATAGCTCCACCGTTACCGCCATAATATGTACCGCCAAAAGCAGTGTTATTAATAAATTCACAGTTTTTAACTATTAAATTAGAAGCAATACCATCAGTAATTTTACCAGAAGATTTACTTTGGGTAGTAGAAGTACCACCTACATAAATACCAGCACCAGAACCTCCAGATGAGGAAGTAGCATTATTTCCAATAAATGAAGAATTGTATATTTCAGCTTGAGATTGAGTAATATAAAATACTCCATATTTATTGTAGTTGTTAGTGAAATTACAGTTTTCCACATATAAATTTCCTCCAGATACATAAATGTTTCCGTATGAAGTACCTGTTTTATGTGCAGTATTTTTATCAAATACAGAGTTAATAATTGTTAAATTACCATTTTTATTTTGAATTAAAGCTTGTCTGTTTTCTCCACCATTGTTTGTGAATACACAGTTGTCAATAGTTACAACACCATAATCCTGACGGATTACAGCACCATTATAAGTCTCATTACCATTAATAAATGTAATGTTTGAAAGACTTACCTCAGCACCATCTTTGACATATAATGTTCTTTTACCATTTGCATCCCAAGTTACAGGACCGGTGGTAAGGAAAATAACACTATCTCCAATAGTAATTGCATTTTCAACATAGGTTCCTTCTTTAACGATAATTTTGCAGATATCCCCTTCATCCAAATCATAGGATAAATCACTAGCTAATTCAACAGCTTTTTCAATGGTTTTAACAGCAGCAGCTTCAGTAAGACCATCGTTAGTGTCTAAACCAGTTATAGAATCAACATAAACAGTATCGTGAACTGTTGGTTCAGGAGTTTCTCCCCCATCAATTCCAGGAATTTCTTTATCTATCGCTTCACCATTATTGAATTTGTAAGTACCATCTGGTTGTTCAACAGCCCAAACTGTAGCATTTACACCTTTAGGTAATGTGTTAGATCCCCAGTAATTTTTTTCTACATCTGCAGCACCATTGTTAGTTTTAAAACCAGATTCATAAGTTGCATTGAAAGTGTTATTATAAATGTTATTATAATTCATGGTTGCCTTAGCGGAGGAACCTAAATAAACTACATTTTTAGCAACAGTATTATCAGCAATAATAGATTGTTCCATAGTCATTTGTCCGCTAGCACCAATATAGAATAAACTTTCTCCAACATAACCTGCAGATGATAATTGAACAGTATTATTTACAAATTTAGATTTTTTAATGTCAACAGTACCGGTTGAACGTACAATACTGTTTGCTGGTGAAATACAGTTTTGAATGGTTACATTATCCATATTTAAGACAATATTTCCATTTGTCAAGTAAATGACACCTCCCATTTGACCGGAAGCAACACTTAACCTGCAATTGTCAAATACTGTGTTTTTAATGTTGATTGTTCCACCATTACTAGCATATATTGCACCTGCACCATTTGTAGTTGAAGATTTAATATCTGAAAAAGTACATCCGTCAATATTTATGGTTCCAGTTGATGCGAATTGCATTACACCATATTTATTTGTCATATTTTCAAAAGTACAGTTGTTAAAGTCAATATTCATTACTTTTCCACCGGTGAATCTTAAAATACCAGTTCCACCAGTTTTTGAAGAATCTGCAATTTTTAAATTAGTAAATGAAAGTACAAGACCATCATCAGTACCAACAAAGATTTCAGAATTCATTGTTGATTTGACAGATACTCCGTCTTTACTTTCACCAAGTAAATTTACAGATTTTGTAAAAGTTATTGTTTCATTTACAGAGTAGTTTCCATTTTTTATAAAAATAGTTTCCCCACCAGTAACTTTGTCTGAGTTAACAGCGGCAGAAATTGTTTTATAAGGATTACTCTCTGTTCCTTGTTCGTCGTCAGTCGTAGAAGAACTATCCACATAGATAGTATCTCCACTTGCACCTAATTCAACACTAGCATCATCACTGGCTAGCGTATCATCAGTTGCATCGCTTGCACTAGCCGCACTGACGCATAAAAGCATCATTACGACCAATATTGCGCAAATAAAAATATTTTTTTTATTTATCTTCATTCAATCACTCGATTCAATGTTATTTAAATATAAAGTTAACATAAATAAAACTAAATTTAACTTTACATTCTTAATATATATGCATACTAATATATAAATTAATTTGTAATTGAAAAAAAATAAAATTTATAAGATAAAATTTAAAATGAAAAAAAATTAAGTATAAATTATAAATGAATAACCTCCTAAACAATCATTTTTACATATCATTTAGAAAAAGAATACTCTACAGAAATTGATGAGAAAAAAAGAAAATCAGAAAATAATTATCCATTCCATCAATATAAACATAGTTACATCATATTTTAATATTTAATTTAAAGCCAGTATATATGCAAAAAAAGAAAAGAACGAGAAATTACAAAATTCCCATTTATTTAAGTTTAATAGTTTTCTTAACTGTACTTTTTACATAAGTAACCTGATAAGAGTATTTTTTACCAACTTTGAGTTTGTTGTACACATTCTTTTTGATAGTGAATGTAACAACACCTTTTTTATTGGTTCTGGCCTTAAATGTCTTTTTGTTGAATTTTAAAGTCACTTTCTTGTTTTTGAGATACTTATTATTAACTTTTTTCAAGGTAACTTTGATCATAATGCTCTTAGCGGATTTTTTAGCATTGATATTTTTAGCGGAAATTATGCTTTTTACAACTACTTTATTAGTCGCCTTTAAATCACCGTAAAATGCCTGAGCTTTGTATGTTTTTGGAGGCAAGCTGATTTTAACTGAAGCATAACCGTTCACATCAGTAGTTCTTGTATAGGTTTTACTGTTGATGATTATTTTAACCTTTTTACCTGCCAATGAAAGATCACCTTGTGTTAATCTAACCTTATAGTACTTACCGCTTGTATAAAGCATTGATAAATTAGACCCTGCCAATTTAACCGGAGGTGCAATAGTTATCACAGAACTTTTAACTATAGGTGAATATTTGGCATCACCTGAATAAGTTACGGTAATGTTATGGCTACCTTCAGACAAATCAGAAACATTAACACTTGCCTTACCATCAACTAAAGTTGCAGTGTAATTAACACCATCAACACAAACAGTAAAAGTACCAGTAGCATCAACAGGAAGAGAAATACTATAAACAGAAGAATCACCAGACTCACCTAGCAACAACAACATACTCCCCAACACCTAAACCAGAAATATCAAGATTAACAACACCATTATCAACAACAACAGAATAATCCCGATTATCAACAGTTATAGTTATATTTCCAGTAGCATTTTCAGAAACCTTAACATTAACGGAAGCAACATCACCAACAAAGATATCACAAACACCAATAATTAAATCAGAAGAAATCTTCTCAGCAGTACCATTATCCTTTTTATCAACATAAACAACAGCACTTTTAGAAATTGCCGAATACTTACCATCACCAGAATAAATCACAGTAACATTATGACTACCTTCAGACAAATCAGAAACATTAACAGAAGCTTTACCGTTAACCAAAGTTGCAGTGTAATTAACACCATCAACACAAACAGTAAAAGTACCAGTAGCATCAACAGGAAGAGAAATACTATAAACAGAAGAATCACCAGACTCATATCATTAGTCACAGGAACATCAACCTTTAAAACACTGAAAGAAGTTGTGTTTACACAAGGATTGTATGTATCATCACCGGAATATTGAACAACAACAGCATAGCTACCTGCTTCCAAATTAGATACAGTTAATGTTGCAAAAGCGTTTTCTATGGTAATATCATAAGTTTTATTATTCAATGTTAATGTTATTTTGCCGGAATTGACAGATGCTGTAACATTAACA from uncultured Methanobrevibacter sp. includes:
- a CDS encoding Ig-like domain-containing protein — protein: MVNGKASVNVSDLSEGSHNVTVIYSGDGKYSAISKSAVVYVDKKDNGTAEKISSDLIIGVCDIFVGDVASVNVKVSENATGNITITVDNRDYSVVVDNGVVNLDISGLGVGEYVVVAR
- a CDS encoding Ig-like domain-containing protein; the protein is MLLLLGESGDSSVYSISLPVDATGTFTVCVDGVNYTATLVDGKASVNVSDLSEGSHNITVTYSGDAKYSPIVKSSVITIAPPVKLAGSNLSMLYTSGKYYKVRLTQGDLSLAGKKVKIIINSKTYTRTTDVNGYASVKISLPPKTYKAQAFYGDLKATNKVVVKSIISAKNINAKKSAKSIMIKVTLKKVNNKYLKNKKVTLKFNKKTFKARTNKKGVVTFTIKKNVYNKLKVGKKYSYQVTYVKSTVKKTIKLK
- a CDS encoding right-handed parallel beta-helix repeat-containing protein — translated: MKINKKNIFICAILVVMMLLCVSAASASDATDDTLASDDASVELGASGDTIYVDSSSTTDDEQGTESNPYKTISAAVNSDKVTGGETIFIKNGNYSVNETITFTKSVNLLGESKDGVSVKSTMNSEIFVGTDDGLVLSFTNLKIADSSKTGGTGILRFTGGKVMNIDFNNCTFENMTNKYGVMQFASTGTINIDGCTFSDIKSSTTNGAGAIYASNGGTINIKNTVFDNCRLSVASGQMGGVIYLTNGNIVLNMDNVTIQNCISPANSIVRSTGTVDIKKSKFVNNTVQLSSAGYVGESLFYIGASGQMTMEQSIIADNTVAKNVVYLGSSAKATMNYNNIYNNTFNATYESGFKTNNGAADVEKNYWGSNTLPKGVNATVWAVEQPDGTYKFNNGEAIDKEIPGIDGGETPEPTVHDTVYVDSITGLDTNDGLTEAAAVKTIEKAVELASDLSYDLDEGDICKIIVKEGTYVENAITIGDSVIFLTTGPVTWDANGKRTLYVKDGAEVSLSNITFINGNETYNGAVIRQDYGVVTIDNCVFTNNGGENRQALIQNKNGNLTIINSVFDKNTAHKTGTSYGNIYVSGGNLYVENCNFTNNYNKYGVFYITQSQAEIYNSSFIGNNATSSSGGSGAGIYVGGTSTTQSKSSGKITDGIASNLIVKNCEFINNTAFGGTYYGGNGGAIYVNNNVTVSIEDSLFKNNVAISDGQTGKGGAIFASAGDITLTGCVFENNAAEEGAELYLKYYNGTTSSPIVSPEEVNILDIKNSIFYDENEGIIVSDNSNYTVDINENYWSGNDNPASKVSENINIENWVIMDAKVSPDEAQVGDNITIDVAFDKLQHADGTVSEYAGTLPSEIIVTFTSTSGKLNETVTTKNGKASVNYTIDADDDAIVIGDVTVPLVAGIIYVSPEGNDTNVGTESKPVATIAHAIDIAPKGKIVLLNGTHKTGDLGSIYKDLTISGQGDAIVDAQNNNRVLYVGTSGNVVIEGITLINGYTSDESGALFGNSGNLTIINCILANSTSSKNGGAIYNAGNLIVTDSTFENNKASQNGGAIFTQNAGTGQTPTLAVTNSAFTNNGAAGNGNFGGGAIFVQQAADGLSIENSNFTANYVEKSGGGAVEIVNVNVATITGCNFVANSAKGEDSESNYGGGAISFVGAYSDKKETLTVSDSLFELNTVDGLGGGAIYARASTVNVDSSVLIGNIDDSNYTIYARITNYVTPSVTVNDNWWGSSESPKSSVSDKVTLNRWAVLTVSNDTAFVEGKNVTITADINSYTTGSAVGTLTKPISIARDVTIETSAGNIEGTLENGAFSTVFTVPADLKFVDVTVDNQKENLFMVSSGTTVKLNNVSAKKAERPVYIINVTSADGTIVNQGAVELFINEVSMGILDVENGTAKGKFVVSLAAGTYEILAKYTDEAGLFEESFGTATLTVSSTRNDYIYNSNFHDYFDEDGYMYEDIPYSKLLFRDDFNATGLGLDTITITAPMTFDTYSNFGVFDNITFKVTGNDVTIKYIVLNLEGDHGAAFNIAGDDVTLQYVTVNYDTVKDTNAYAVYAYDVDNFRLLSSDVNFNSNSIGTPGYTQHAVQYRDCTNSAVTKSTINAKLPACDVDYYSGATGVDQDLVLAIAIQGGENNKVTTSEINTDVVATYGNFPTVDSIMANGVTNLEISKNTIVQTDFSNDGAGYSNAVDLYLCDDAKILNNDILVNSTAGVDGHGSAYPVQLTGPYTGVLIDGNTLTSISKGPTLGIYSQNYNGATELNITNNAINVTGLATNSSNWALVSGMELQDTVANIYGNTIYAQSIGAYDDTNYLFGISYAQWDEAYGGYDHTYDIRDNEIFVDGKYTVYFPYAKDSSVIANNLHAHELWGNDAATILKGEGNVIRNNYPPYTAEVIIDAPNAFKGHEYVITVTVTNATEGYVVLKVNEKEYKDLQIVNGTVSQVVDFAELVEGAINNVSAFYGGSEAVNPGEANATFIILDGVITNSTFYNYFDENGYLLPTPNGVTLDFQGLFLGKYPVYIDKSVNVVSSTGDALFDCGASYAGNAINSFNIVAGGDNTNITGLDFINYCLYIKGASNVTVDGVSIVANKRGVGSGTGFLSIHTGAYNTLVKNGYFENGG